A stretch of Coccidioides posadasii str. Silveira chromosome 2, complete sequence DNA encodes these proteins:
- the DAD4 gene encoding DASH complex subunit dad4 (EggNog:ENOG410PQR9~COG:D), producing MESPHEHQQNLLLSRIVTNVEKLNEAIMVLNKSLQEVNVQNMNVELVAQMFKNYQSNVLFHLEATESLKDPS from the exons ATG GAGAGCCCTCACGAGCATCAACAGAATCTTCTTCTGTCACGCATCGTCACCAATGTT GAGAAGCTCAATGAAGCCATCATGGTGTTGAACAAAAGTCTCCAG GAGGTCAATGTGCAGAACATGAATGTGGAGTTGGTGGCCCAGATGTTCAAGAATTACCAATCCAATGTTCTCTTTCACCTTGAAG CTACTGAGAGCTTGAAGGATCCATCATGA
- a CDS encoding uncharacterized protein (BUSCO:483049at4751~EggNog:ENOG410PNIM~COG:S~BUSCO:14250at33183), with protein MPPNTPGDDSHQKLLDQLDITRSPRPFRNPHWKPSTRRNKNVKQILSESSRKEASAVGTQDNSGTSTPKGAGAAADGTDTSTPVTTGPHATIGTPSGPIPRPTNIAQAAQSLSTLVLEKNFSRSMYAMGPAVTYTNIESAPSLHAAQQKHYCDITGLPAPYKDPKTRLRYHDKEVFGVIRSLGQGVAESYLETRGAHVVLK; from the coding sequence ATGCCTCCAAACACTCCCGGTGACGACTCCCATCAGAAGCTTCTCGACCAGCTCGACATCACCCGCAGTCCGCGGCCATTCCGCAATCCACATTGGAAACCCTCCACCCGCCGCAACAAGAACGTTAAGCAGATCCTCTCAGAATCATCGCGGAAGGAAGCCTCAGCCGTTGGAACTCAGGACAACAGTGGGACCTCGACGCCAAAAGGAGCTGGAGCAGCCGCTGATGGGACAGACACTTCCACTCCCGTCACCACTGGTCCTCATGCCACCATAGGTACACCGTCTGGGCCAATCCCCCGTCCGACAAACATCGCACAGGCTGCGCAAAGCTTATCTACCCTTGTCCTTGAGAAGAATTTCAGCCGCTCGATGTACGCCATGGGTCCTGCTGTGACGTATACGAATATCGAATCGGCGCCATCGCTACATGCCGCGCAGCAGAAGCATTACTGTGATATCACCGGCCTTCCAGCGCCGTACAAGGATCCTAAGACGAGACTACGATATCATGATAAGGAGGTGTTTGGAGTGATCCGATCGTTGGGACAGGGTGTGGCGGAGAGCTACCTTGAGACAAGGGGGGCGCATGTTGTGTTGAAGTAA
- a CDS encoding uncharacterized protein (EggNog:ENOG410PT9N~COG:S~BUSCO:5887at33183), with protein sequence MGKKFFPSRPRAYTADTGVGSTGDGTADSLQANQSWPVGSAKESRRKIVKTVRPHQQDIHPPETLDEYSSSLPHGSPLHFASVNASRDDQRIGVASANPSTEPVNDTWADISSMSPLTLDEDVHGKNYSSLKRKPSKWKKFGGLFKSKSPESPPRVPFYEVRVNDRQLQTLDSSEYVPDMQLLRRKPIIPEARPWPARSQSLPRHGEFPSMVIDVGHSNPAETGAWAAGDQEKYHQRGPWPQTPLETTESQPDGSTSNAPLLNVHIPDVGMERYSVMFGSIHDTKTGSNLLSRRSKNLDNLTNPATVKAMQNDLARPRRATSPGPSKSPTFTLFPATPTNKASKLLGSHCLPRRPTPLQKSHTLPVLPGATSFEMAARKKQLLQSPVETSESSHSRWGSASYFSTSPSEMDDEFSDEDHETIKLRIKPPEQEEPVWEMVTPARKTLSQSTVRKLQNVMSEESPPSGSPREKGPLEPMAGQSTPLQLRDEIPAIPLPFKNSLQLPRTSTKNATSALEPSDTSQGRQGGYHRSNPSIDSYGDDFQTVEVSIARSISVSKRKHMLVPIGGKSSALRSNGRLVERRVATPTAEAVHKDHRYEKSRVAVLENSD encoded by the exons ATGGGGAAGAAATTCTTTCCATCACGACCTCGAGCATACACGGCCGATACCGGTGTTGGTTCCACTGGAGATGGAACAGCTGACTCTCTGCAGGCGAACCAGAGCTGGCCAGTTGGCAGTGCAAAGGAATCAAGACGCAAGATCGTTAAGACAGTGCGGCCTCATCAACAGGACATCCACCCCCCAGAAACCTTAGACGAATATAGCTCTTCACTCCCTCACGGGTCTCCCCTCCATTTTGCATCCGTGAACGCATCACGGGATGATCAAAGGATAGGTGTCGCTTCCGCCAATCCGTCGACGGAACCGGTCAATGACACATGGGCGGATATCTCCAGCATGAGTCCCCTAACGTTGGACGAAGACGTCCACGGCAAGAATTACAGTTCACTGAAGCGTAAAccaagcaaatggaagaaATTCGGTGGGCTATTCAAGTCAAAAAGTCCAGAATCCCCGCCTCGCGTGCCATTTTACGAGGTTAGGGTAAACGACCGTCAGCTGCAAACGTTGGATAGCTCGGAGTACGTGCCTGATATGCAGCTACTACGGAGGAAGCCAATTATACCCGAAGCTCGACCGTGGCCTGCGCGATCGCAGTCGCTTCCACGTCATGGGGAGTTTCCGTCGATGGTGATCGACGTTGGCCACAGCAATCCCGCAGAGACAGGCGCTTGGGCAGCGGGAGATCAAGAGAAATACCACCAACGGGGGCCTTGGCCTCAGACACCTTTGGAGACCACAGAATCTCAGCCAGATGGATCCACCTCTAATGCTCCGCTTCTCAATGTTCATATTCCTGATGTTGGGATGGAACGTTATAGCGTCATGTTTGGTTCGATACATGACACAAAAACAGGATCAAACTTGCTTTCTCGTCGAAGCAAGAACCTCGATAACCTCACAAACCCAGCCACGGTG AAAGCGATGCAGAACGATCTTGCCAGACCAAGGCGTGCTACTTCCCCTGGGCCATCAAAGTCTCCTACTTTTACACTATTCCCAGCAACACCCACCAATAAGGCCTCAAAACTTTTAGGATCTCACTGCCTTCCCCGTAGGCCAACTCCGTTGCAAAAATCCCACACCCTACCCGTCTTGCCAGGCGCAACCTCCTTTGAAATGGCCGCTCGAAAAAAACAGCTTCTTCAGAGCCCTGTGGAGACATCGGAATCATCCCATAGCAGATGGGGATCGGCCTCCTACTTTTCAACCTCTCCCTCAGAAATGGATGATGAGTTTTCAGATGAGGACCACGAGACAATTAAACTGCGCATTAAACCACCCGAACAGGAGGAGCCTGTGTGGGAAATGGTGACCCCCGCACGTAAGACTTTATCACAATCAACTGTCAGAAAGTTACAGAATGTGATGTCGGAAGAAAGCCCACCGAGTGGTAGTCCGAGAGAGAAGGGACCACTGGAGCCAATGGCTGGTCAATCAACTCCGTTGCAATTGCGGGACGAGATACCTGCTATCCCTCTTCCGTTCAAAAACTCCTTGCAATTACCCAGAACTTCAACGAAAAACGCCACTTCGGCGCTGGAGCCCAGCGACACGTCTCAGGGTAGACAGGGTGGCTACCACAGGTCCAACCCGTCGATAGACTCGTACGGTGATGACTTTCAGACAGTTGAGGTTTCAATCGCGAGGTCCATATCAGTCAGCAAGCGGAAACATATGCTGGTTCCGATTGGAGGAAAGTCCAGCGCCCTCCGGTCAAATGGACGGCTTGTGGAAAGGAGAGTTGCGACACCTACCGCAGAGGCTGTGCATAAGGATCATCGTTATGAGAAGTCCCGAGTTGCTGTGCTGGAAAATTCAGATTGA
- the PFY1 gene encoding profilin, required for normal timing of actin polymerization in response to thermal stress (EggNog:ENOG410PQR4~COG:Z) translates to MSWQAYVDTSLVGSGHIDKAAIFDNQGTSVWATSAGFSVSPAEVKVIVDSFNPVSGDAIKEVQSGGFFVGGDKYVALRSDESRLYGKKGKEGVVIVKTKKALLIAHYPETVQPGAATNTVETLGDYLIGLGY, encoded by the exons ATGTCCTGGCAAG CTTATGTTGATACAAG TCTCGTCGGCTCTGGCCACATCGATAAGGCCGCCATCTTCGACAACCAAGGCACCAGCGTTTGGGCAACGTCTGCCGGATTCTCG GTCTCTCCGGCAGAGGTGAAAGTCATCGTCGACTCCTTTAATCCCGTATCTGGCGATGCGATCAAGGAAGTGCAGTCCGGCGGATTCTTCGTCGGTGGAGACAAATACGTTGCTCTACGATCAGACGAGTCTCGCCTCTATGGCAAGAAG GGCAAAGAAGGCGTCGTGATCGTGAAGACGAAAAAAGCTCTCCTCATCGCACATTACCCGGAAACCGTCCAACCCGGCGCCGCGACCAACACGGTGGAAACTCTCGGCGACTACCTCATCGGATTAGGTTATTAG
- the ARP5 gene encoding Nuclear actin-protein involved in chromatin remodeling (BUSCO:67806at4751~EggNog:ENOG410PH0K~COG:Z~BUSCO:2668at33183), with amino-acid sequence MTISSTQTIPSSRITLNIAEKREPKPPPKVFPVREPPFKGILPPQPDGYERSRASPSTSAIVIDNGSHLVKAGWSFDKAPRFIIPPIIARYRDRKANRTCQFVGYDAYVDATTRGQVRNAFDPGTSIVGNWDVMEGLLDYIFLKLGVDGENGGVDRPLVFTEPIANLGYSRRMMNEIAFECYSAPSVAYGIDSLFAYKYNRGTNGLVISSSHSSTHVIPVLNSKAILSNCTRLNWGGYQSCDYLMKLLKLKYPTFPARITETQMEELLHQHCYVSQDYDRELSGYLDWAGLEDRDHVIQYPFTEHIVPEKSEEELARIAERKKESGRRLQEQAAKMRLEKLMKKEQELEYYKDLQKNLASESKREVRRVLDAEDMKDEAQLEKTIRELEKSIKRSRNKDLGQEETEENSEEMSFALLDVPDEELDEAGLKEKKHQRLMKSNVEARQRAKEEKEREKARVAEEERLDTEKRENNFEVWVEERRQARDAIIQRIKERERMKADLGNRKSLASQIRMKTLANLAADGPKKRRRGGDDDTFGANDEDWGVYRTVATGEGSDDEDEEDPNQQLKSIEADLLKYDPEFTENHTLEAQSDWTKSLIHMFLRGPWPFDPESQREAHQLHLNVERIRVPEVVFQPSIAGVDQSGIVEMAADIVLQRFSSREDQARLLRDVFITGGNSLFQGFDERFAREFRAVLPEGSDLRVRRANDPVLDAWKGAAQWAAGPDLATCSISRQEYLEKGSEYIKEHMLGNAA; translated from the exons ATGACGATCTCTTCCACCCAAACCATACCTTCATCCCGAATCACCCTGAACATAGCAGAGAAACGAGAACCTAAGCCGCCTCCGAAGGTCTTCCCCGTCCGCGAGCCCCCGTTCAAGGGCATCCTGCCCCCTCAACCAGATGGCTATGAGCGGAGTCGAGCTTCCCCAAGCACCAGCGCAATAGTTATCGACAATG GATCGCATCTTGTTAAAGCCGGTTGGTCCTTCGACAAGGCCCCTCGTTTCATCATCCCCCCTATCATAGCCCGCTATAGAGACCGCAAAGCCAATCGCACATGCCAGTTCGTCGGATATGATGCCTATGTCGATGCGACAACCAGAGGCCAAGTGCGCAATGCGTTCGATCCTGGAACAAGCATCGTCGGTAATTGGGATGTCATGGAGGGCTTGCTGGATTATATTTTCTTGAAGCTTGGTGTGGATGGAGAAAACGGCGGCGTCGATCGACCACTTGTCTTCACGGAGCCGATCGCCAATCTGGGATATTCACGACGAA TGATGAACGAGATCGCCTTTGAATGCTATTCAGCTCCGTCTGTCGCCTATGGAATCGATTCTCTGTTTGCATACAAGTACAATCGCGGTACAAATGGCCTTGTCATCTCATCGTCCCATTCTTCTACCCATGTCATCCCGGTTCTTAACTCCAAGGCCATTTTATCGAATTGCACCAGGCTCAACTGGGGTGGCTACCAATCCTGTGACTATCTCATGAAACTCCTCAAGTTAAAGTATCCCACCTTTCCCGCGCGAATAACGGAGACCCAAATGGAAGAACTCCTGCATCAGCACTGCTATGTGTCGCAAGATTATGATCGAGAACTGAGCGGCTACCTTGACTGGGCCGGTTTAGAGGATCGGGACCATGTCATCCAATATCCCTTCACAGAGCACATCGTTCCAGAGAagtctgaagaagagctcGCTCGGATAGCGGAACGCAAAAAGGAGAGCGGAAGGCGGCTGCAAGAACAGGCGGCAAAAATGCGACTTGAAAAGTTGATGAAGAAGGAACAAGAATTAGAATACTATAAGGATCTACAGAAGAACTTGGCTTCAGAGAGTAAAAGGGAGGTCAGGCGGGTCCTTGATGCGGAAGATATGAAAGATGAAGCGCAGCTAGAAAAAACTATAAGGGAGCTTGAAAAATCCATAAAACGATCGCGGAATAAAGATCTTGGACAGGAAGAAACGGAAGAAAACTCTGAGGAGATGTCGTTTGCCTTATTGGACGTTCCCGACGAAGAGCTCGACGAGGCTGGCCTCAAGGAGAAGAAACATCAACGGCTAATGAAATCTAACGTTGAAGCGAGACAGCGGGCCAAggaggagaaagaaagagaaaaagcgAGAGTAGCGGAGGAAGAAAGGTTGGACACTGAGAAACGTGAAAATAATTTTGAAGTTTGGGTTGAAGAGCGGAGACAGGCAAGAGAC GCGATAATACAAAGGATCAAAGAACGCGAACGCATGAAGGCTGATCTCGGCAACCGCAAATCTCTCGCCAGCCAAATCCGCATGAAAACACTCGCCAATCTCGCCGCGGACGGGCCCAAGAAACGCCGCCGTGGTGGAGACGATGATACATTCGGCGCCAACGACGAGGACTGGGGAGTGTACCGTACAGTCGCCACAGGTGAAGGCAGCGATgacgaagacgaagaagatcCCAATCAACAGCTCAAATCCATCGAAGCCGATCTCCTCAAGTACGACCCCGAGTTCACAGAAAACCACACGCTCGAAGCCCAGTCTGACTGGACGAAATCCCTCATCCACATGTTCCTCCGCGGCCCATGGCCATTTGACCCGGAGAGCCAGCGTGAGGCCCACCAGCTACACCTCAACGTGGAGCGCATCCGCGTTCCAGAAGTCGTTTTCCAGCCCTCCATCGCCGGCGTCGATCAATCCGGCATTGTCGAGATGGCAGCGGACATCGTGCTGCAGCGCTTCTCCTCTCGCGAAGACCAGGCCCGCCTCCTGCGCGACGTGTTCATCACGGGCGGGAACTCTCTCTTCCAGGGTTTCGACGAGCGATTCGCGCGAGAATTCCGTGCCGTTCTTCCCGAAGGTTCAGACTTGCGGGTGCGCAGGGCGAATGATCCGGTGCTTGATGCGTGGAAGGGAGCAGCGCAGTGGGCGGCGGGTCCGGATCTAGCGACGTGTTCGATTTCAAGGCAGGAGTACTTGGAGAAGGGAAGCGAGTATATCAAGGAGCACATGCTGGGGAATGCAGCCTGA
- the GOT1 gene encoding Golgi Transport (EggNog:ENOG410PPQI~COG:P~TransMembrane:4 (i12-32o38-55i67-87o93-117i)), with protein MPTMWLSDMQKIGAVFCTAGSLFFFLGILMFFDRSLLAMGNILFVIGLPLILGPQKTLSFFARRQKLLGSVTFALGILLILFRWPLIGFCVELYGLFILFGDFLVTLGAFVGGFPIVGPPLKRALTWVGTLGGRRGGSDLPV; from the exons ATGCCCACCATGTGGTTGTCCGATATGCAGA AGATCGGTGCGGTCTTCTGCACTGCTG GGAgtttatttttcttcttgggcATTCTTATGTTCTTTGATAGATCATT ACTTGCAATGGGAAAT ATTCTTTTCGTGATCGGCCTTCCTCTCATTCTCGGCCCACAAAAGACGCTCTCTTTCTTCGCCCGGCGCCAGAAGCTCTTGGGGTCCGTAACCTTCGCCCTGGGTATCCTCCTTATTCTCTTCCGCTGGCCACTTATCGGCTTCTGCGTCGAGTTATACGGCCTGTTTATTTTATTCGGCGATTTCCTGGTCACTCTAGGCGCGTTTGTGGGTGGTTTCCCTATTGTCGGGCCGCCGTTGAAGAGGGCTTTGACCTGGGTTGGGACCCTCGGCGGACGGCGAGGCGGCTCAGATCTGCCAGTCTGA
- a CDS encoding uncharacterized protein (EggNog:ENOG410PRVF~COG:K), with the protein MANHRPIAPWRGFGTVQDHADQVLQDQLLAASLQAGHAAAPPPPRPQPGMTHVQPIRDHSNIDPAISGAPPTTGMIPAPPPPPPQPQQPQVQPQDQVMQEAQPTEPRKTYGKRELSTSKRAAQNRAAQRAFRQRKEGYIRKLEEQVNEYKIMSENYKALQAENYQLREYIIGLQSRLIDSQNDVPELPPNIDLTQPRPDATAAVEAAANAVAGASGQPEQMNALNRIAVAGLGMRKHQHEEAAFLGNNSFPAKRVRADMVVDEQGAVPTDPTQPAKIEGAQPPTIGS; encoded by the exons ATGGCTAACCACCGCCCTATCGCCCCTTGGCGTGGCTTCGGAACCGTGCAGGACCATGCAGACCAAG TTCTCCAGGACCAACTCCTCGCCGCTTCTCTCCAGGCAGGCCATGCTGCCGCTCCGCCGCCTCCGCGTCCCCAGCCCGGGATGACTCACGTCCAGCCGATAAGAGATCACTCGAACATTGACCCCGCGATCTCTGGCGCTCCGCCGACCACCGGAATGATCCCCGCTCCCCCGCCGCCTCCGCCTCAACCACAGCAACCTCAGGTCCAGCCACAGGATCAAGTCATGCAGGAGGCGCAGCCCACCGAACCTCGCAAGACGTACGGCAAGCGTGAGCTGTCGACCTCGAAGCGTGCCGCTCAGAATCGCGCCGCTCAG CGCGCCTTCCGTCAACGCAAAGAAGGGTATATCCGCaagctggaggagcaggTCAACGAGTACAAGATCATGTCCGAGAATTACAAAGCTCTTCAGGCCGAGAACTACCAGCTCCGTGAATATATCATCGGTCTCCAGTCCCGCTTGATCGATTCCCAGAACGACGTCCCCGAGTTGCCACCCAACATCGACCTCACTCAGCCCCGCCCCGATGCCACCGCCGCCGTCGAGGCCGCTGCGAATGCGGTCGCCGGCGCTTCCGGACAACCCGAGCAGATGAATGCCTTGAATCGCATCGCTGTTGCGGGCCTGGGAATGCGCAAACATCAGCACGAGGAGGCCGCCTTCCTGGGCAATAACAGCTTCCCCGCCAAGCGTGTCCGTGCCGATATGGTGGTGGACGAGCAGGGTGCTGTTCCCACCGACCCTACACAGCCTGCTAAAATTGAGGGCGCCCAACCACCGACCATTGGTTCCTGA